One stretch of Miscanthus floridulus cultivar M001 chromosome 18, ASM1932011v1, whole genome shotgun sequence DNA includes these proteins:
- the LOC136520872 gene encoding protein-tyrosine-phosphatase IBR5-like encodes MRKRERENPCGICGHYHKYEEGEVCGVCGHRPPAASPAGARQQDSAFPSEILKEFLFLGSYDNASRSELLKTIGVSHILNTVPLCQNLYRNSFTYHCLQEDKTLQFDDANQFLEQCEREKARVLVHCMSGKSRSAAFVISFLMKSRGWRLAQSFQWVKERRPQVQLSDAAQQQLIDYETKLFGSNNVSIPAQPFAPVDSFPSLGFGFPKPAGDIQVPTFNQQAPASIFERVTPNSFPSNFTFGAERTNEVKLPDSNNFGVINSSGSDSMMDSS; translated from the exons ATGAGGAAGCGTGAGCGAGAGAACCCGTGCGGGATCTGCGGGCACTACCACAAGTACGAGGAGGGGGAGGTGTGCGGCGTCTGCGGGCACCGCCCACCTGCAGCGTCGCCAGCGGGGGCGAGGCAGCAGGACTCGGCGTTCCCGTCCGAGATCCTCAAGGAGTTCCTCTTCCTCGGCAGCTACGACAACGCCTCCCGCTCGGAGCTCCTCAAGACCATCGGCGTCTCGCACATCCTCAAT ACTGTACCTTTATGCCAAAATCTTTACCGGAATTCATTCACTTATCACTGCCTTCAAGAGGATAAGACTCTGCAGTTTGATGATGCAAATCAGTTTCTAG AGCAATGTGAGAGGGAGAAAGCACGCGTCCTAGTCCATTGCATGTCAGGGAAAAGTAG ATCGGCAGCTTTTGTAATATCCTTCTTGATGAAGTCGAGAGGTTGGAGATTGGCACAATCCTTTCAGTGGGTGAAAGAGCGGAGACCACAAGTGCAACTGTCTGATG cagcacagcagcagcTGATTGATTATGAAACGAAGCTTTTTGGTTCTAATAATGTGAGCATACCAGCTCAACCTTTTGCTCCAGTGGATTCGTTCCCTTCTCTTGGATTTGGTTTTCCAAAACCAGCAGGCGACATCCAAGTGCCTACCTTTAACCAGCAGGCTCCAGCATCTATCTTTGAGCGTGTTACCCCGAACAGCTTCCCTAGTAATTTCACATTCGGAGCTGAAAGAACTAATGAAGTGAAACTTCCAGATAGCAACAATTTCGGTGTGATAAACTCATCTGGGAGTGATAGCATGATGGACAGCTCCTAG